ACCATATAAAGGTGTGCATTGGGAGAGCCACTGAGATAATTAGACTAAAGTGAACTATCCAAACCCTCAGAGAGACCTTTACCTCTCTGGgctgacaggagaggactctcccTCTACCGTGTTGTAGAAACAGCTCCTCATATCCGTTAGCGCTGCTAGctccagatgctaacaacaacaattcaaTCCTGGGTACCAGTGAACGCTCGCTCACTCAACAACAAATGCAGtcgtgacacacacacacacacacacacacacacacacacacacacacacacacacacacacacacacacacacagccgagCTTGaatgacacagacacacacagacacacacacacacacacacacacacagccgagCTTGaatgacacagacacacacagacacacacacacacacacacacacacacacacacacagccgagcttgaatgacacacacacacacacacacacacacacacacacacacacacacacacacacacacacagccgagCTTGaatgacacagacacactgcagtACTGTATTTTTCGTTTTATTTTCAATGGTTTTATTGTATGATCAGTGTGACAGATGAACAGATCGCCGCTGGGCTTTCACTAAAGACACAGCCACGCAAAACATGCGGCATGTGTACGGCTCCTTCTGCGTACTGTAATTGTGTGCACTACACCCCTGCGTGCAACAACATGTCCGCGTCTTCTAACTTAATTCCAACGTTGTCTTCTCTGTTTCTCGTAAGGTCCCCCTTTCTCTTGGTTGCTTGTTAGCAGACCCTTCACgcgatagcagagcgaacaggtaccggaggcgtagagcgagggAGCATCGTCCACTACTTAATCGATCGCAgatggcgtcgtgctcgcgggcggataatgcaaaataaaaaccctaAATGGGTCGCGGAATATACtttggcggccgttaatatacctgggcggcccgcctAAGTACAGtctgtgtgggaaaccctggtATAATATAAAACGTTACAACCCACACAGCTAAAGGACACCACAGCGGATCCGCAGCGGATTCCCGACCCGCGTGTCGGCGTCCACTTGCACAGTGTGACTGATCCGCCATGGATATATCCGCGCTTAATGACTCACCTCCGCGGCGGACCCCCAACAGACTCATACAATTCTAAACGGCTCATCCGGCCCGGGTCCGTTTTGGACCCGTTCAGGAGGTTGCGATCCCTTGTCTACTGTACTATTGACATTTACATTGATGGAAGTTATAGGGCAGTGGTCCGCAACCAACGGACCGCGGTCCGGATACGGACCCAAATGCAATCCCATCCGGACCCggaataaattgttaaaatatttttaattttgacaggagaattcattttaaaccgGAGCGTTACTTTCCCCCCTATCTGACACAACAGTGATTTTACCAGCACTACACTGAGCAAGGATTGGAAGCTACAAACCAATCGCGTGCGAGTCATACTAACCACATGGTTCAACTAGCCAATCAAATCGCCAGCTTGAACTCAGCGCGAGTTGTATGAGCAAACCGAAGCCGAGGTTTGTAGCCAGTCAGCCAGGCACAGACATACACGCAGTGTGATAAGGAAGAGAAGGTGAAAGGCAAGCGAAAAGCGATTGAAGCGAGAAACGCAGGGAGATGATACAGGAATACAGGGCGTGAGTTATAGTCAGAAGAGGTGCAAACACTATGGCGCtttcaaaaaagagaaaagtagaCGCCGAAAATAGAGCGTTCAACACGGAATGGACTGATGCATACATGTTCATTCTTCCGCCTGCGAACACGAAACCAGTGTGCCTCATATGCTCCGAAACCGTGGCACTTATTAAAAGTGCCAATGTCAAGCGTCACTATGAGACTAGGCACaaagcatttgaccaatcataCCCACCTAAGTCCGAACTCCGGGCGCAGAAAATTCGAAGTCTCACTGCCCAATATGATCAGTCCACCAGGGTATTAAGCCGTGCTTTCAGCGCACAACAGCGTGCAAATGAATGTTCCCTCCGTGTTGCTTGGGTtttaggaaaacacaaaaagccctTTACAGATGCAAGTGTTGTCAAGTGAGATACTAGCTCAAGATACACTGTCCCAGCTGGAAGATGCTATTTCTAAGGCACCGTGTGTAGACAATGCTCAGCTGTTAGTTTACATAAGATTCTTaaacagggagaaaaatgaGTTCTGTGAAGACCTCTTAGGCCTGACTCCCCTGCAGACCACTACCAAAGGAGAAGACATCTACCTGGCCATTAAGGAAATGCTATCAAAGCGAGAAATAGAGCCAAAACAAGTCATATCAATAACCACTGATGGAGCCCCTGCCATgatagggagagaaaagggagctGTGGCAAGGTTGAAACAAGACAACGCTGACCTCATCTCTTACCACTGCATTATTCATAAGGCTGTCCTTTGCTCCGCCCTGTCAGATGAGTATGCTGAGTTGATGAAGACAATGATGAAAATCATAAACTTTCTCAGGGCATCTTCTTCTTGTCAGCATCGCATGCTCAGGGAATTTCTCAAAGAGGTTAATGCAAACTCTGATGATCTTTTGCTCCACAACAATGTGAGATGGCTCAGCAAAGGCAGGGTGCTAGAGCGATTTTGGTCAATTAGACGTGAAGTAACAGCTTTCTTGGAACAACTGGAAAGTCAGAAAGCAGcaaacttttctgtctttctaaatGACGAGAAAAACGTGGATATCATAGCTTTTTTGGCTGATATCATGTCACACCTGAATGGGCTTAATTTGCAGCTGCAGGGAAAGAACAATTCCATTTGTGATCTGATGACAGCTGTCCGCTCATTTCAACGAAAACTTCAGCTGTTCAAAGAAGATCTGCAAGGAGACTACACACACTTCCCAAAAGTGAAAGAACAGGTGCAGGGCCATAGAGATGTCCCCTCTTTTGTTGACTTTGTTGACAAGTTGATTGAAAACTTCAGCAAACGCTTTGATAGCTTCAGCATTGGAGAGGAGCTCACCCTCTTCATACAGAATCCATTTCTCATCACTGATGTCAGAGCATTCTCAAATGATGTCGCACATCACTTCAAGTGGGCAAACTCTGGGCCTCTCCAGATGCAAATGATTGACCTCCAGGCAGACGTGGCCCTGAAAGAGCAGTTTGCAAGAACCGAATGTACCACCTTCTGGCTCCAGATGGTTTCTGAGACAGCTTTCCCAGATCTGAAAAAAGTGGCCCTGTTTATCTTGACCATGTTTGGCTCCACATACAGCTGTGAGGCAGCGTTCTCTACaatgaacataataaaaacaaaatatcgtTCCACGCTCACCAATGAGCATCTGCACATGTGCATGAGAATGGCCTTGACCTCCTTCAAGcccagatttaaaatgttggcagGGCAAGCCAAAGCTCAATTCTCACACTGAGCAGGGGAAATGATAGGGGGGAAGACAGATGTGAGAGAAATCTGTAAGAGAAATAGTTAAGgtgttttgagaatgttttgttgaggagaaatattgagattgttcaatcaaaaggaaactgaagctgctattttttcttaagcactttctttatttttgaatacatatatatataatttagttattttttatttgaactgcaGCCTCACAAGGTTATCCTGTGTTTCAGTGCTAATACActtctttgaaatgattttaacctgtattattattttttttaacacaatttaTTCCGATATCGTCATACTGCAAATAGACATATGATGTTCCGGACCTCTGCttgaggaaatgtatttgaactgGACCTTCTCATAGTTTTCTTGAATACCCCTGTTATAGGGGATTATTCCGTTTTCGTTTAGTAGCCTAGCCTACATTCATTTTGAGATTATGTGTAAAACTCTCAGGCCTAGAGCACGAGAGTTGAATGAACGGAAGGATAGTTGTGTTTGAAAACTGCGTTGAAAAAAACTGCAATCCATTTGTGGCGGTGGGTGTTGGTTCTGTGGCGGCCCGCCACCCATtggtctatgtgtgggaaacactgatttgtctcagtggactttacagtacAGAATATGAATGAAACACCCTCACGCCCTGGGTTGGTGTTCCTCCCGTACTCACAGACATGGTATTGGGTTAAATGTTGATGGAATCTCTTCCTTAAATTTGGCTTTAGTACTAACGGATAGATGTCCACTGCAGGAACCTTGGCTTCATCGTTTGTTGTTTAGTAATAATAAAACTCAAGAAGTTATTCAAACTTGTCAGATAAAGCAGGATTATGCGGTTCGACTCGTAGCTGCCAAATTTCAGTACCATGTATCAGAACGAGGTCGAGAATGTGATCATAGCAGTGTAGCTGGAAATGATCCCAAATAAAATCATTGTTTACATTGCTGCtaaactggaagaaaaaacaccGTTTCATTATTAACTGGAAGTGGAAAAGCGACTGGGCTATATGAGGTTTATTGAGCCAACAGAAATACGCAACAGGCGGGACTGAGAGAGATCATTTGCAAGTCtaaaaacaaaggcattgatCAGAGCTGCAAAACGACTGAAATTGTAAAGGTGGTTATATTCTAACACTTAACTGTCTTTactttgtgtttcctgcagacgTCCAGCAGCTGGTGGTGGTTACAGAAGAGGTTCTCCCTGAACAGCAGGAGTGGAGCTCCAATCTGGACCAGGGAGTCCCAGAGTCCCCCCCACACATTaaacaggaacaggaggaaCTCTGGAGCAGTCAGAAGGGAGAGGAGCTTCAAGAGCTGGAGGAGGCTGATATCACCAAGTCTACATTCACTCCTGTCCCTGTGAagagtgaagatgatgaagagaaaCCTCAGTCCTTACAGCTTCATCAAAGACAGGCTGAACACATGGAAACAGGAACTGATGGAGAGGACTGTCGGGGACCAGAACCAGCCAGGAACTCGGATCCAGAGAGCCGTTTACAACCAAAGACTGAGGACAACAGTCAAAACTGTTCTGAACCAGAGACTGAAGACTCTTCTGAACCAGAGACTGAAGACTCTTCTGAACCAGAGACTGAAGACTCTTCTGAACCAGAGACTGAAGACTCTTCTGAACCAGAGACTGAAGACTCTTCTGAACCAGAGACTGAAGACTCTTCTGAACCAGACAGTGAAGACTCTTCTGATTGGAAGGAGACCAGAGAACCTGCATCAGGCTCAAACTTACTGAAAAATAGACCACAATCTGTCAGTGATTCACAACATAGTGCTGGAAAGAAACTATTTGAGTGCTCTGTGTGTAAGAAATCTTTTACAGAGAGTGAATATTTAAAAGCAcacatgagaatccacacaggtgagaaaccattcagctgctcagtttgtgaGAAATCTTTTAGACAAAGAGGAACTGTAAAGAGAcacatgagaatccacacaggtgagaaaccattcagctgctcagtttgtgaGAAATCTTTTAGATATAGAGGAAGTTGCAAGTCACATATGAGAATCCACACAGGTGAGAAACCATATAGTtgctcagtttgtaagaaatgttttagATATAATGGAAGTTTCAAGTCACATATGAGAATTCACACAGGTGAGAAACCATATAGTtgctcagtttgtaagaaatCTTTTACAGAGAGTGAATATTTAAAAGCAcacatgagaacacacacaggtgagaaacCATAtagctgctcagtttgtaagaaCTCTTTTAGACAAAGAGGAagtttaaagaaacacatgag
The Eleginops maclovinus isolate JMC-PN-2008 ecotype Puerto Natales chromosome 1, JC_Emac_rtc_rv5, whole genome shotgun sequence genome window above contains:
- the LOC134867472 gene encoding zinc finger protein 544-like encodes the protein MSTVQMLLALKKQQLTASAEEMFALFEKTIAEYEEELCRSEEKNDRLQKLLDSVLQPQLRIHKADVQQLVVVTEEVLPEQQEWSSNLDQGVPESPPHIKQEQEELWSSQKGEELQELEEADITKSTFTPVPVKSEDDEEKPQSLQLHQRQAEHMETGTDGEDCRGPEPARNSDPESRLQPKTEDNSQNCSEPETEDSSEPETEDSSEPETEDSSEPETEDSSEPETEDSSEPETEDSSEPDSEDSSDWKETREPASGSNLLKNRPQSVSDSQHSAGKKLFECSVCKKSFTESEYLKAHMRIHTGEKPFSCSVCEKSFRQRGTVKRHMRIHTGEKPFSCSVCEKSFRYRGSCKSHMRIHTGEKPYSCSVCKKCFRYNGSFKSHMRIHTGEKPYSCSVCKKSFTESEYLKAHMRTHTGEKPYSCSVCKNSFRQRGSLKKHMRIHTGEKPYGCSVCKKCFTQRGCLKKHMEIHT